AGAAACGCGACTCGCCCGCGGGTTCGGACGAGGGCCGTCGCAGCGAGGCCGATCGAGACACCGAGCGCGATCTCCAGCGCCGACGTCGCCTCGACGACCGAGCGTCCGAGCGCCCCTTGCAGCGTCAGCGTCAACGCCGGAATGCCGGGTCGCGCTCCGACGACCGACAGGCCGTCCTCACCGGCGAGTCGCGCCCACCACAGGTACACCGGTGCATCCGGCCCGAGAGGGAACCGAGCGTCGAACGCCACGAACGGCCACAGGAACCACGCGAACAAGATGAACGAGAGCCCGCCGAGCACCAGCACGTCTGTCCGTGAGCCGGAACGTTTCATCGAACGGAGCATCGCACCCTCGCTGCTAGCATCCCGCGGATGCTCGACCGCGAGCTCGCCGAAGACGTCCTCCGCGCAGCTCGATCGCGCGGTGGCGCGTTCGCCGAGCTGTTCGTCGAGGAACGGTTCGGCGTATCGGTTCGCCTCGACGACGGCAAGGTCGAGGAGCTCACGACCGGAACGGATCGCGGTGCCGGCGTTCGCGTCGGTCACGGCACGTCGTTCGGGTACGCGTATTCGAACCGCCTCGACCGCGACTCACTGCTGCAGGCCGCGGCTGCCGCGGCGGCGTCCGTGACCGAGAACGGCGCGGGCGACGTCGTCGCCTTCCGCTCGCTCGAGCCGCCAGTCGTTCACGAAGCGACCCGCGACGCGGCGTCGACCGGATCGGCCGACAAGGTCGCGTGGGTGCGCGAGGCCGACGACGCGGCGCGCTCGCACTCTCCAGAGGTGCGCCAGGTGACCGCCGTGTACGGCGACTCGCTCCAGCGCGTGCTGATCGCGGCGTCCGACGGACGGTGGGTCGAGGAGACCAGGCCGCGAGTCCGTCTGGTCGTCTCGGTCGTCGCCGCGCGCGACGGCAACATCCAGACCGGTTTTCACGGGCCCGCAGGCCTCGCCGGCCTCGAGTTCCTCGAAACGCACCCACCGTCGGAGACGGCGTTGGTCGCGGCCGAGCGAGCCGTGACGATGCTCGATGCGCATCCGGCGCCGGCGGGCGAGATGACCGCGGTGCTCGCGCCGGGGATGGGCGGCGTGCTGTTCCACGAGGCGGTCGGGCATCCGCTCGAGGCCGACATCGTGGACAAGGAGGCGAGCGTGTACCGCGGCCGCGTGGGGGAGCGGCTCGCTTCCGACATCGTGAACGGCCTCGACGACGCGACGGTCCCGAATGCGTGGGGGTCGTTCTCCTTCGACGACGAGGGAGCGCCGGCGCAACGGACGCCGTTGTTCGACGACGGCGTGTTACGGGGATGGCTCTACGACCGCTTACGCGCGGAGAAGGACGGCGCGCCGTCGAGCGGGAACGGTCGGCGGCAGTCCTACGCCCACCCCCCGATCCCGCGGATGACCAACACGTACATCCTCAATGGCACGTCGAGTGCCGAGGAGCTGGTCTCCTCGACGGAACGCGGCGTCTACGTGACGGCGCTCGCGGGCGGCCAGACGAACCCGGCGACCGGCGACTTCGTGTTCGGATGCTCCGAGGCGTACCTGATCGAGAACGGCGAGAAGCGACATCCGGTTCGCGGCGCGAACCTGATCGGCCGCGCGATCGATGTCATGTCGAACGTCGACGGCCTGGCGAGCGATTTCGACATCTGGCCCGGCATCTGCGGCAAGGACGGCCAGAGCGTCCCGGTCGGGAGCGGTTCACCCACGCTTCGCATCGCGCGGATCACGATCGGCGGCACTGGATGACGCGAGACCTCAACGAGCTCGCGGCCGTGGCGGTGGCGGCGGCACGCGATGGAGAGGCCGTCGAGGCCTATGCCGAGGAGTCGAGGCACACGGATGTCGAAGCGCGAAAAGGCGAGGTCGAGGGCCTTACCTCGGCCGAGAGCCGCGGCCTCGGAGTCCGGGTGATCGCCGGCGGCCGGCTCGGATTCGCGTACGTCGCCGACCCCAGTGACGACGAGATCGTGGCCGCGGTCGAGCGTGCGCGGGAGAACGCGACGCTCGGGACCGAGGACGAGAACAACGTGCTCGCGGACGCCAGCGACTACGAGCCGATCGAGGGACTGTTCTTCGACGAACAGGCCGCGATGGCGGCCGACGACAAGGTCTCGCTCGCCCTCCAGGTCGAACGCGTGGCGGTGACGTCCCACCCCAACGTGGGCAAGGTCGAACAGTGCGGGTTCGGCGACGCGATCGGCCGTGTGGCCATCGCGTCGACAACAGGCGTGTCGGCGGAGTTCCGCAGGACGGGATGCTGGTGCGTCGCCGTCACGCTCGCAGAGCGTGACGGCGACACCCAGACGGGCTTCTCGTTTCAAGTCGCTCACCGGGCGGCGGATCTCGACCCGAACGGGGTCGCGGGCGAGGCCGCTGAGCGCGCCGCGCGGATGCTGGGCGCGGTGAAGCCGCAGACGCAGCGCGTTCCGGTGCTCCTCGATCCCTTCGCGGCGTCGTCGTTCCTCGGCGTGCTCGCCGGAGCGCTTTCCGCCGAGTCGGTGCAGAAGGGACGGTCGTTGTTCGCGAACCTCGTCGGGGAGCGCGTCGCCGCCGACGTCTTCACCCTCGTCGACGACGGCCGGCTCCTGGATGGACCCGCGGCAGCGCCGTTCGACGACGAGGGCGTTCCGGCGGGGAGGACCGACCTCATCGGCGCCGGCGTGCTGAACGGCTTCCTCCACAACACGTATACCGCGCGCCGGGGCTCTACGACGTCGACCGGCAACGCGAGCCGCGCCGGATACCGCTCGACACCGGGCGTCGGCGCCACGAACTTCTACCTGCAGCCGGGATCGATGTCGTTCGAATCGCTGCTGGCGCAGGCGGATGGCGGTGTGCTGATCCAGGACGTCTCGGGCGTGCATTCGGGTGCGAACCCCATCAGCGGGGAGTTCTCCGTGGGCGCCACCGGACTTCGCATTGCCGGCGGTGCGCTCGGTGAGCCCGTTCGCGAGATGACCATCGCCAGCACGCTGCCCGACATGCTGAAGTCCGTGGCGGCCGTCGGCCCGGACCTTCGGTTCTTCTCGTCGGTCGGCACACCCTCGATCCTCATCGGCGAGATGACGCTCGCGGGCGTCTGAGAACACCGAGCCGCTCGAGCGGCTGGGTCAGACGGTCGCCGGGCGAAGTCCGGTCGCGATCACGACCAAGCAGATCGCCGCCACGACGAGCCGGTACCAGACAAAGACGCTGAAGTCGCGCCGGCGCAGGTACGCGAGCAGGAACGCGATCACCGCGAAGCCGCTGACGGCCGAGGCGGCGATCCCGGCGATGAACGGACCGGTCATTCCGGCGGGGATCCCGTCGCTCACGAGATCGACGCCCTCGTACACGCCCGCGCCTGCGATGACCGGGAGCGACAGCAGGAACGAGAACCGAGCGGCGGTCTCGCGATCGAAGCCCATCGCGCGCGCGGCGGTGATCGTCACGCCCGAGCGCGACACTCCCGGCTGCAACGCCACCGCCTGCGCGACGCCGAGCCACCAGCCGTTCTGGATGCCGAGATCATCCAGCTCCCGTCGGCTCGCGGCGACGCGATCGATGACGTACAGAAGGATGCCGAACACGGCCAACATGACGGCTACGAGCCACGGCTGACCGAGGTCGTCCTCGATGACGCTCTGGAGCGCGGCCCCGACGACGACGCCGGGGATCGTGCCGACGACAAGAGCCCACGCGAGCCGCTGGTCGACGTCGCGGATCGCCCGGGCGCGGATCGATCGAACCGCCGCGACCAGATACCGCACGACGTCACGTCGGAAGTACACGAGCGCCCCGAACAACGTGCCGATGTGCAGGGCGACGGCGAAGGTCTTGCTGAGCTCGGCGTTCTCGAGTATCGGCCAGTCGAACAGCCACGGGATGAGGATGAGGTGCCCAGAGCTCGAAACCGGCGCGAACTCCGAAAGCCCCTGCGCGATGCCGAGCACGATCGCCTGCAAGATGGTCAGCCGGGAACTCCCTGCGAGTCCGAGACGCCCGCATCGTAGCGGCGGCCGGCCGCCCGCCGAACGTCACACGGCGGACGAGACCGGCGGTGCCACCGTTACAGCGAGGTCCGCGAACGCGCTGGCGTAGGCGAGCTCCTCGGCGACCTCCGGGCTGACGAGCAACACGAGGGACGGTCCGACGTCGCCGGCGCTCGCTATCGCGCCTCCCTCGGGTTCCAGGATCGACAGGACCTCGAGGCCGCTCGCGACGGTGTCGCTGTACGGTCGCGGTCCTCCGAACGTGGCGATCACGTCGACGTGATCGCCCTCGCGGACGGCGCCGGGCGCCAGCCCCGGCGTGATGGGGAACGCGCGCAGACCGTCCGGAACGAGCGCGGCGACGGCGCCGCCCTCGACGCCGAGCCTCGTCCGGGTGATCGGTTCGCCCTCGGCCACGTCCGATACCAACGAGACGCCGTCGACCTTCGCGACGTCGCCGATCCGACCGGGCGGCGCGAAGTTGGCGGGCATCCGTCGAACGGCGAGCGCGTCCTCCCCGAGGATCGCGCCTCGCGAGAGTGGCCGGGCGGCGATGACGACGGGGACGAGGTCGCCCGTAACGGGCGTCAACTCCGTGATCCGCGTCGCGTACCAGTCGACGAGGACGTACGCCGCGGCGCCGGAGATCACCGCGAGGACGGCGAAGAGCTTCGAACGCCGCGACCAGCGCCGGAGGAACACCACGGCCCGCGACCCTAGCGGCCGGCGCTGCCCGCCGCAGTGAAGGAGGTCACACCCCGCGGGGTTTCTTGGGCGGCGTGAGCGGCAGCACGCGAACCCGGAAGTCCTCGAGGCGGTCGCGCCCCACGATCAATCCGACCGACTCGCGCACCCGCTCGGCCAGCTGCTGGGGGTCCTCGTCGGTGGTGAACCGGAGCTCGACCGTGACGAGGACGGGTTCGGTCGCCATCACAAGATCATGCGTCGAACGTCGCGCCGGAGAGCGCGGTCGCGCACGGACAGTCGCGCGGCTCCGGCAGCGCCGGGATGATCGCGAACAGCAGCTC
The genomic region above belongs to Actinomycetota bacterium and contains:
- the cpaB gene encoding Flp pilus assembly protein CpaB, which gives rise to MVFLRRWSRRSKLFAVLAVISGAAAYVLVDWYATRITELTPVTGDLVPVVIAARPLSRGAILGEDALAVRRMPANFAPPGRIGDVAKVDGVSLVSDVAEGEPITRTRLGVEGGAVAALVPDGLRAFPITPGLAPGAVREGDHVDVIATFGGPRPYSDTVASGLEVLSILEPEGGAIASAGDVGPSLVLLVSPEVAEELAYASAFADLAVTVAPPVSSAV
- a CDS encoding TldD/PmbA family protein, whose translation is MTRDLNELAAVAVAAARDGEAVEAYAEESRHTDVEARKGEVEGLTSAESRGLGVRVIAGGRLGFAYVADPSDDEIVAAVERARENATLGTEDENNVLADASDYEPIEGLFFDEQAAMAADDKVSLALQVERVAVTSHPNVGKVEQCGFGDAIGRVAIASTTGVSAEFRRTGCWCVAVTLAERDGDTQTGFSFQVAHRAADLDPNGVAGEAAERAARMLGAVKPQTQRVPVLLDPFAASSFLGVLAGALSAESVQKGRSLFANLVGERVAADVFTLVDDGRLLDGPAAAPFDDEGVPAGRTDLIGAGVLNGFLHNTYTARRGSTTSTGNASRAGYRSTPGVGATNFYLQPGSMSFESLLAQADGGVLIQDVSGVHSGANPISGEFSVGATGLRIAGGALGEPVREMTIASTLPDMLKSVAAVGPDLRFFSSVGTPSILIGEMTLAGV
- a CDS encoding TldD/PmbA family protein, with translation MLDRELAEDVLRAARSRGGAFAELFVEERFGVSVRLDDGKVEELTTGTDRGAGVRVGHGTSFGYAYSNRLDRDSLLQAAAAAAASVTENGAGDVVAFRSLEPPVVHEATRDAASTGSADKVAWVREADDAARSHSPEVRQVTAVYGDSLQRVLIAASDGRWVEETRPRVRLVVSVVAARDGNIQTGFHGPAGLAGLEFLETHPPSETALVAAERAVTMLDAHPAPAGEMTAVLAPGMGGVLFHEAVGHPLEADIVDKEASVYRGRVGERLASDIVNGLDDATVPNAWGSFSFDDEGAPAQRTPLFDDGVLRGWLYDRLRAEKDGAPSSGNGRRQSYAHPPIPRMTNTYILNGTSSAEELVSSTERGVYVTALAGGQTNPATGDFVFGCSEAYLIENGEKRHPVRGANLIGRAIDVMSNVDGLASDFDIWPGICGKDGQSVPVGSGSPTLRIARITIGGTG
- a CDS encoding undecaprenyl-diphosphate phosphatase, whose amino-acid sequence is MQAIVLGIAQGLSEFAPVSSSGHLILIPWLFDWPILENAELSKTFAVALHIGTLFGALVYFRRDVVRYLVAAVRSIRARAIRDVDQRLAWALVVGTIPGVVVGAALQSVIEDDLGQPWLVAVMLAVFGILLYVIDRVAASRRELDDLGIQNGWWLGVAQAVALQPGVSRSGVTITAARAMGFDRETAARFSFLLSLPVIAGAGVYEGVDLVSDGIPAGMTGPFIAGIAASAVSGFAVIAFLLAYLRRRDFSVFVWYRLVVAAICLVVIATGLRPATV